The following is a genomic window from Funiculus sociatus GB2-C1.
ACTTTAATACTATCAATGCTGGTAGAGACGGTGCTTCTCCAGCTTATTATATTCATTTGGCAAACTTCTATAATTCTGAAATTCAGCCAGATAGTGTAGTTATACAACTCGTAGATCAAGATTTTACAGAAGATATTTTAGATAAAGCAAAGCAATTTCATGTTGTCAAAAAAGCTAATACTTTTCAAACAGTATATGTTGATGATTTTTATAGTGACAATGCTTTATCTCGATTATTTTTGGAAAAATTTCCGAAGCTTAGCTTTATGGTCGAATACTCAGTTTTACGAGTAGGTGGAAACAACTTTAAAAAAGCGATGGCGGCCAAACCAACTCATAATAATCCAGAGGAATCTAAAGTAGAAAAAAAACCATCGCCAGATTACGATGAGGTTATAGATTGGACACTAAAAACCCTTAAAGATAAATACCCAAATTTAGTAATTTTGTACTTACCCAGCATTGATAATTATGCTGATATAATCAATCAAAAGCCAACTGAAATTGAACTAAGTTTGAATAAACTGGCTGCTAAGAATAATGTCAATTATATCAATATGAGGGGGGATTTTCTTAAGTATTATCAAACATATTATAAACCTGCTCATGGATTTAACAATACAATCCTGGGAGGAAGAGGACACATCAACGAAATAGGACACGAATTAAGTGCTAAGAGTCTGGTAAATATTTTGGAAAAGAGGATACTAAAATGATATTTTCAAGCGTTGAATTCTTAGTATTTTTTGTCATAGTCCTACTCTTAATGATACTTGTTAAATCAAGTCGCATTAAACGAGGAATTCTTTTGGTAGCAAGTTACTATTTTTATGCTTATTGGGACTACAGATTTGCCTTGTTAATGTTTGCTATGACTTATTTCAACTATTATGCAGGGTTGAAAATGGAATCTAGCCAAACCCCAAAAAGTAAAAAAGATTGGCTAATAATAAGTATAGTATTCAACTTAGGGGTTTTAGGTTTTTTTAAGTATTTTAATTTTTTTATTGATTCAACTAATATATTATTAAACCCGCTTAACGTCAAACTGCCTTTTTTGAATATCTTACTTCCAGTAGGGATATCGTTCATTACTTTCGAGGTGATGAGTTATACGATTGATATTTATCGGAATATTAACAAATCAGCTAAAAGTTTTTGGGATTTTGCATTATTGGTGGCTTTCTTTCCACATTTGATAGCAGGCCCAATTTTAAAACCAAAGCAATTTCTGCCTGAGATAGAAGAAGACGTTATTATAAAACGGGAAAATTTAATATATGGGTTTCAAATATTTTTACTTGGCTTAGTCAGAAAAGTATTTATTGCTGACAGATTAGCACTTTTTGTAGATCCGGTTTTTCAAAGTCCGCAAGCTTATAGTTCGATGACACTTTGGTTTGCTGTCATAGCTTACGCTATTCAAATTTATTGCGATTTTTGTGGTTACACAGATATGGCCATTGGAGTGGCAAAATGTTTAGGTTTTGACATTCCAAAAAACTTTGACATTCCCTACATTTCTCGCAGTGTCACGGAATTCTGGCGCAGATGGCATATCTCTCTTTCTACCTGGTTGAGAGACTATTTATACATTCCATTAGGTGGAAATCGGAAAGGAAAGCAAAGACAGTATTTTAACCTTTTCGTTACCATGTTACTAGGCGGATTGTGGCATGGAGCTAGTTGGAATTTTGTTGCCTGGGGTGGGTTGCACGGTATAGGCTTGGCGATTCACAAGATGTATATGGAGCGTGTACAAAAAGAACCCAAGATAAGCAAGCAAACTGAATTAGATGTGAAACGCCCAGTTTTAGGATCGGCTGAACAGGTAACTACTCTGGGATTTTTTAGACCCAGCTACTTAACATCATATTTGTACAACGTTTTAGCTTGGTTTGTAACCTTTACCTTTGTATGCGTGACTTGGGTTTTCTTTAGATCAACAGATTTCTCCATTTCATTACTCATTCTTCAAAAAATGTTTTTTCTGGCAAATCCAGCAGGAATTCCGTGGTATTCAAATTCTTTAATTATGACTGTTCCTGTTTTAATTGTTTGCGATTATGTAGGAAACCAATTAAATAAAGGCGTTAAACTAAAACTAAATAGATTTAGAGAGCTGTTTGTGGTATTTTTTATCGTATTTGGCTTAATTTTCTTAGCCCCTCAAAATCCTTCTCCCTTCATTTACTTCCAATTTTAAA
Proteins encoded in this region:
- a CDS encoding MBOAT family O-acyltransferase; the protein is MVASYYFYAYWDYRFALLMFAMTYFNYYAGLKMESSQTPKSKKDWLIISIVFNLGVLGFFKYFNFFIDSTNILLNPLNVKLPFLNILLPVGISFITFEVMSYTIDIYRNINKSAKSFWDFALLVAFFPHLIAGPILKPKQFLPEIEEDVIIKRENLIYGFQIFLLGLVRKVFIADRLALFVDPVFQSPQAYSSMTLWFAVIAYAIQIYCDFCGYTDMAIGVAKCLGFDIPKNFDIPYISRSVTEFWRRWHISLSTWLRDYLYIPLGGNRKGKQRQYFNLFVTMLLGGLWHGASWNFVAWGGLHGIGLAIHKMYMERVQKEPKISKQTELDVKRPVLGSAEQVTTLGFFRPSYLTSYLYNVLAWFVTFTFVCVTWVFFRSTDFSISLLILQKMFFLANPAGIPWYSNSLIMTVPVLIVCDYVGNQLNKGVKLKLNRFRELFVVFFIVFGLIFLAPQNPSPFIYFQF